In Carassius carassius chromosome 14, fCarCar2.1, whole genome shotgun sequence, the genomic stretch TATCAGAATAATGCATAATAACAAGGAACAATTTAGCTAAATGGTTTGATACTAGTTCgttttttcaaattttaatttaaaaaatgctgaATGGTGGAGTGTGTTTGCTTTGTGGTGTTCTACTCTTGTAAACTCTCATCTGACTAGGAgtgatgcatgatgggaaagAAGCCACTAAATCCTGTTTTGCATCACCGGATTAAGTCTTTAATCTCAGAcactataaataatttgttttgctTTTCCAGTGCGTCGCAGTGACTGCTGCTTTGACTCGAAAGCAGGTTTATTACAATAGTGATGAAAATTCTCAAGATCGCTAACAATGTTTCTTTTGAAATCTGTGCGTTGCTTCTGTCACGTTTTGTTTGTATACGAATGATTTGGCCACTTATGGTCTGAGCCAATAGCCTTCAAAGGGATTTCCCTTTGGCCTACTGTACTTGAGCTCTTCGTCTTTAGTCGACATTCAGCTGGGCTGGCTTGACTGTTGGGATTTACGGTTGTGGATTAGATGctgatttttacatttgatcCATATAGCTTAATTTGTTTAAAGGAAAGGTAGTTTTAAACCACCATTCATGTGCTTGGAAATATTTGCTACATGTCTTAAGAGAAGCTTCTACTGTAGAAAATCAGATTCTTGGAAAGGTACAATGAATCTCATTTGGGCAAAATCTGTGATGTCACATGCACTTTGTAAGATGTATTTGCTGTCCTTGTTCTTTAATAAGAAATCAGAACCATATTTCCAAAACACTACTTAATGCATATCTAAATAATCAGAAGATTGTTCAGGTGACATTTCTACATTTATGTCTTTTTCTCCTGAAAGGACGCAATGAGCCCCTGAAGAAAGATAAGCCCAAGTGGAAAAGTGAATATCCTATGACAGAGGGCCAGCTGCGCAGTAAAAGAGATGAATTCTGGGACACGGCCCCAGCTTTTGATGGTCGTAAAGAGATCTGGGATGCACTGAAAGCTGCAGCTGTCGCGATTGACTGTAACGACCATGAACTGGCGCAGGCTATTGTAGATGGAGCCAGCATCACACTGCCTCATGGTAAAGATTTAAACAGCATTTCAATATACAGATCTATTGAAAATACTTCATATTGTATTTTGCAAATGTAATCcaacttttttttgttaacaatatttataattatcattctGTTGGTTTTAATGGAATTATTAATGCAATAATTATTCAGGAAATGGCATTACATTGAGCAAGAGTgagtgtaaaaacatttttaatgttaaaatatttttacccACAAGTGCTGTTTATCAAAGActcctgatttttatttttattttggtttccacaaaaatattagtcatttttatcattgataataataagagaaGTTACTTGAGCATCAAATTGGCATAAtcaaatgatttttgaaggatgtgacactgaggactggagtaatggctgacgaaaattcagctttgtcatcacagaaaacaaaacgacatttttaaatattttaaaatagaaaacagttcaattaaatcacaataatatttacaatattactgttatgacattttttataataaaaaaacagccttGCCAACCCCAAACATTTAGACAGTAGtatgcatataaatatacatatgtacATACTAAATATACACATTTGGTTTAATGACAACAGCATTTGAGCTTGTGCTTTTTCAGGGTCTCTTATGGAGTGCTATGATGAACTGGGGAACCGCTATCAGCTCCCTGCATACTGCTTGGCTCCTCCAGTCAACCTGCTGTCTGAGTGCAACGATCATAATGTGTCTGAAAACTCTGAGCCAGAGGAGAAGAAGGAGAAGGAGTTCCAGCTGAAGGTGCGTCTCTCCACCGGAAAAGACCTTCGCCTCAGCGCCACGATGGCCGATTCCATTCGTCAGCTGAAAAAACAGCTTCAAATTCAGGAAGACATTGATACCGCCCACCAGCGCTGGTTTTTCTCTGGAAAGCTACTCACGGATAAAACACGTTTACAAGACACCAAAATCCAGAAGGACTTTATAATACAGGTCAATGTTAGTCAGCCCATTGTTCCCAGCTAAACACACAAATCTTTAAACTGGGACTCAATGAACTCAAACCTATGTTTCCATTATATCATGTCACTGATCCGGTGTGAGTTTCAACACTTGtgctttttaaatattaagcaCAAACATTTTCTTCCAGAAAGGTCTATTTTCTTGAACTTATGAGAAGCTGAAAAGgtcatatatacatgcatgtgtaaaACATTAATATAGTTACACAGCAATTGGAGAGTATATTCACAAGATTTTGCAAAATAGGTTTCCGTTTACTATATGCTTAACCATCAATAATTGTAGCATActaattgtataatatttaattagaTGCCTTGCCTTGGTTTTAATATCCCTACATATGTTGTGTGGATATTCATTTCCATATTCCATGCGGTATCATTTGCCTTGATCCATTCAGTCTGCTGTCCATTACTGAGCAGAACTTTTTTTCAATTTACAGAGCGTATggatttttaaaatcttattagGGGACTAATCATAGACTGGAGACTTTTACGTATCTgtgttatctgtaaaaaaaaacaacaacaacaacctgtGTTCATATGCTTAAGTTGTTTGTATACATTTGTTTGTTGACATGCTTTTATAATGTATTGCAGGACAGACaggttaataattaaaaaaaatacattgttaaCATTTGCGGCATAATCCAATCACCACAAGAGAGTATTtatatactgattttttttttcttttttaatattatgtgATGAAATGAAATTGTAAAACATGTCAGAATGTGTGTCAGTGTAAATACCAGTACCAGAGAATGGTTTATTTTTAACACCATGTTTTAATAAACAACGTACAGATATGTCTGACTGACAAACTCTCAGCTTACCACATGTCCTGTCATGTGAGTAAGTGGAAACCTTTTTGTTTGCCTTTGCTCttttgatattaataatatacaatatgAAGCAAATTGACTAGAAtagtatattttatatgaatGCCAGCTCATGTTGGAATTAAGGGAAATTAAAAAGTAGACAAAATGGTCTTTAATTGTATGTGGTGAATTTTTGGAAGTTGAGACAGTAGAACATGTTTAAATGCTATCTAAAGAATTAGACATGTCATTGTTCATCTCTTACATAGTGCTCGAGGAGCAAGATCAATAATTAAAACTGTTCAAAATTAATTGACGGACATAAAATCAACtcgtaagtttatttatttttaatgctcaGTAGATGGCGGTATGCGACCCCCACCAAAGAAGACGCGCGCTGATGACGCAAGTCTAAGCGCGACACGCGGCGTCAGACTGAGAGACAAACGTGCTTGCAGCACTGTAAGGAATTTCACCTGCTAAAATGGTGAAGTCCGGAAAACTTCGATCCGGAACAGCACAGAAAATCAGGCGATGGAAGAAAGGTCACAGTAGTGACTCCAATCCGGAGACAAGTCGCCACCGAAAAGCCGCGAGAGGCCGATATTTCAGCCGTCCCTCTGGTAAGACTTTGGCCTGTCTGACAACACGTGGGTAACGTTAAATGGTCGAACTTCGTGAACAACCTAAAAAAATCATGATTGGTTTATTTGGAAGGCGAAGACTAATTTAATCTCGGGTTTATTGAACATTTCTGATAGTCAGTTTGACTGCCGATGTTTTGACTGTATTCGTGACTAGTATGTCGTAACATTGTGTTGAGATGATCTGTTTGATGTGAACGTGAGATTTAACAGACCTCTGTCTATGTTTAAACAGAAAAAAGTGATCTGACAGTAGATTCCTTGAAACTCCACAATGAGCTTCAGGCAGGATGTCTGCAGAGAAGCAGTGATGCCATGGAAGCAGGAGATGCCATGGAGGATCAAGCCCTGACAGAGAAAACCTCTGGGACTTTTCTTAGTGGACTGTCGGACTGCTCCAACCTCACTTTTAGAAAAGTACAGCGCTACTGGGAGTCAAACTCTGCAGCACATAAAGAGGTTTGTATTCAGTTTGCACCATAAGCTATTATTACAAGAATATTGTTAAAGGAAAAGTTCGCCCAAGATTTAAATTGCTGAATGTGTATAATGAATGTCTTTATTTTCTACAGATTTGTGCTGTATTGGCTGCTGTAACTGAAGTGATTCGGTCTCAGGGAGGAAAGGAGACTGAGACTGAGTACTTTGGAGCCTTGGTAAGTTGAAGTCACCAATGAAATCAGTTTGTTTCATACCAACTTGGCTGTGTCGAAATGCTTAAGTGCACTTTCTGTGGATCAGTCTTTGAATTAGGGCTCAacaataattcaatatcaatatgtatcgtgatataatttttttcaataacaGTGCTATGGTTTTTAAACACATTTGCGATATTTCGATATACATTACCAGTGtgtcccatacattgatttaatTGTGGCGTTTGACAATCAGTTTGCATTTTCAAGGCCGTTTCCAGCAagacactttttttctgcagcacTTTCCATACACTTTATACCggctaaagcaaaatgttttcaATCTATAAGATTAATCAGCTTACACTACAAGTCAAACGTTTTTGAACAGGAAGATTTTTGAAgaattttagaaaaatgtttaaagaattcttctgctcaccaggcctgcatttatttgatctaaagtaCTTCAAAAACagttaaattgaaatattttttactatttaaaataactgttttattttaaaatgtagttatccctgtgatcaaagctgaattttcagcatcattactccagtcttcagtgtcacatgatccagaaatcattgtaatattctgattcgctgattatcaatatttaagagagttgagtaaaaaaaaaattgtcaggattctttgatgaatagaaagatccaaatatcagcatttatatgaaacacAAAGCTTTTGTAACACTGTACACTATTCCGtatatacacaattttttttgtatagaAATTATAGAGATTTTCTGAGAATATTCTTTGGTTTTAAATAAGATGTCATAGACTTGGCAAATTCATTTTTCATAAGTTTGTATATACAGACATCTGTTGTGGGTGTTCTTGGCAGTTTTTAAGAGGCGTTTTTAATTGTTAATATCGATATCAGAATTATATGGTATCGaccgaaattaagaaatatattgtgatataagtTTTGAccatatcgtccagccctactttgaatgtcttttaatttagcatttttcaaTTGCAGATGACAACACTCGAAGCTGTAGATAGCAGTGAATCTCTGGCAGCTGTTGCCTATCTCTTAAACCTGGTCATGAAAAGGTGAGTGGTGCGTCATGAGTCAAATAAACAGCATAGGAAGGAATTTGGATTGGCCTTAGCTGTTGATCTAAATAAGTACATGTTCTGCTCATCTTTTCAAGGATGCCTGTGGCAGTGCTTAAGAAGAAGTTCTCAGACACAGCCAAGGTTTTACTAGATATCATGTCAAACCAAGCCAGTTCTGACTCTGTGTCCTGTCTGCGATGGGTTTGTGTACACTCTTCTCATAAATTGAACATTTTGATTTTATAAAGATGCCCCTGATTGATTtagttcatacagcaagtgtttttattttttgttattttttattttttttatatctaaaatGACTGAAGACCACCAGAGGGGAAATGTATGTAATTAGGTTGTGATGCCAGGAGGAAGTGTGCTTTGTGTCTCATTattttgcactttcattttctaatTGCTGCTATGCTTTTCTCTGACATATTCATTTGTAGATCATATCCTGTCTTGCGACTTTGCTGCGTAAACAGGATCTGTCAGTTTGGAGTTACGCTTCAACTTTACAGATGTACCAGGGGCTTTTGGTCTTCACAGTGCACTCTAAGCCAAAGGTCTGTCTGTTTGATGCCCATTCGCTCAGAGTTGGAATGTTACTGCTGATATTCCTTTTGTACCATTTTAATAATTCTATCATCCTCTAGTTGTTATGGTAATACACAATAGAAACTCTATTTTTGTACTCGCATTGCAGAGTAAATGACTATAATTATTTGAGGTTTCTGAATAGGGCTGTGCAACTAATTGCATGCGAtttttatgcgcatctcgtcattTAAAGcctgattagtagtaaatctccatcacctgcctACAGGTTGAGTGGCCTTCACTACACAGAGCTCTTATGTTCATTGACAAGCTAGGCGATATTGCATTTGGAATTGTTTGAAATTTTAAATGCACAGCCATATTTCTGAATAATGTTTGTCCATGTATTGCAGGTGCGAAAAGCAGCACAGCTGGGTGTTTGCGCAGTCCTTCTTTACAGCGACTTCATGTTCTCTGATAATGCCCCGGTCC encodes the following:
- the ubtd1a gene encoding ubiquitin domain-containing protein 1a isoform X1 — encoded protein: MGSCFGVIRQRSHLTSRNASRYSTKGRGRNEPLKKDKPKWKSEYPMTEGQLRSKRDEFWDTAPAFDGRKEIWDALKAAAVAIDCNDHELAQAIVDGASITLPHGSLMECYDELGNRYQLPAYCLAPPVNLLSECNDHNVSENSEPEEKKEKEFQLKVRLSTGKDLRLSATMADSIRQLKKQLQIQEDIDTAHQRWFFSGKLLTDKTRLQDTKIQKDFIIQVNVSQPIVPS
- the ubtd1a gene encoding ubiquitin domain-containing protein 1a isoform X2; the encoded protein is MGVANSRDYRPTITVVLKRRNEPLKKDKPKWKSEYPMTEGQLRSKRDEFWDTAPAFDGRKEIWDALKAAAVAIDCNDHELAQAIVDGASITLPHGSLMECYDELGNRYQLPAYCLAPPVNLLSECNDHNVSENSEPEEKKEKEFQLKVRLSTGKDLRLSATMADSIRQLKKQLQIQEDIDTAHQRWFFSGKLLTDKTRLQDTKIQKDFIIQVNVSQPIVPS